In one window of Methanococcoides methylutens DNA:
- the dph2 gene encoding diphthamide biosynthesis enzyme Dph2 codes for MSSSEPFDFQIEHIIEIIRDVQPAIIGLQFPEGFKRRAPAIASQISEATGVDILISANPCYGACDLDVAILDNVDLLFHFGHAQLDDNKYSEKVIFIETRSDTDVTEVVRKAVPELTGKRVGVLTTVQHIQKLPDVCDILESEGKECLIGRGDSKIAYAGQVLGCNFSVADGLDCDEFLYIGTGQFHPLGVSLATGRRVLIADPFSNEVREVDPRKILKQRSAVIANSLDAETFGILVSTKPGQDRMPLARELKELAEKKGKTAYILTMDLITPDQMLQFKVDAFVSTACPRLAVDEVGRFSAPMLTPQEFEIVIGEREWENMTFDEIRGE; via the coding sequence TGAGATTATAAGGGATGTACAGCCTGCAATTATCGGATTGCAGTTCCCGGAAGGTTTTAAAAGGCGTGCACCTGCCATTGCATCACAGATAAGTGAAGCTACAGGTGTTGACATACTGATATCTGCAAACCCCTGTTATGGGGCATGCGATCTTGATGTTGCTATCCTTGACAATGTTGACCTTTTGTTCCATTTCGGCCATGCTCAGCTTGATGATAACAAATACAGCGAGAAGGTCATTTTTATCGAAACACGCTCTGATACAGACGTGACGGAAGTCGTCAGGAAAGCTGTTCCTGAGCTAACCGGAAAGCGTGTAGGAGTGCTTACCACAGTGCAGCATATACAGAAGCTTCCGGATGTTTGCGACATCCTTGAATCCGAAGGAAAGGAATGCCTGATAGGAAGAGGAGATAGTAAGATAGCCTATGCAGGGCAGGTCCTCGGATGTAATTTCTCAGTTGCTGACGGCCTTGACTGTGACGAGTTCCTTTACATCGGCACAGGACAGTTCCACCCCCTTGGCGTTTCACTCGCCACCGGCAGAAGGGTATTGATCGCGGACCCGTTCTCAAATGAGGTGCGTGAGGTAGATCCAAGAAAAATACTGAAGCAGCGCAGTGCAGTCATTGCCAATTCACTGGATGCGGAAACCTTCGGAATACTTGTATCAACAAAACCCGGGCAGGACAGAATGCCACTTGCCAGGGAATTGAAAGAGCTTGCTGAGAAGAAAGGCAAGACAGCTTACATACTTACAATGGACCTGATAACACCTGACCAGATGCTGCAGTTCAAGGTGGATGCTTTTGTGAGCACCGCCTGTCCAAGACTTGCAGTTGACGAGGTTGGCAGGTTCTCTGCGCCTATGCTCACCCCGCAGGAGTTCGAGATCGTGATCGGAGAGCGCGAGTGGGAAAATATGACCTTTGATGAGATAAGGGGAGAGTAA
- a CDS encoding METTL5 family protein, which translates to MKQRKLEILLEKVRSFDSPDVTLEQYSTPSVLAAELLHFAFMKGDLDDTVYDLGCGTGMLAIGAKLLGAERVVGFDSDPAALDIARENAEKLGVEVEFECLDVRQVRGHAHTVVMNPPFGAQVKGSDRPFLSTAMKVGDVTYSIHNSGSLAFVKKFIEPAIITEWYNTGFPIKRTFKFHKKDVERIEVEIYRITKVSDQDS; encoded by the coding sequence ATGAAACAACGCAAGCTGGAGATACTTCTTGAGAAGGTAAGAAGTTTTGACTCCCCGGATGTCACACTTGAACAATATTCAACTCCATCCGTACTTGCTGCGGAACTGCTCCATTTCGCATTCATGAAAGGCGACCTTGATGACACTGTCTACGACCTGGGCTGCGGCACAGGGATGCTGGCAATTGGTGCTAAGCTCCTGGGAGCCGAGAGGGTCGTCGGCTTTGATTCCGATCCTGCTGCCCTTGATATTGCGAGGGAGAACGCCGAAAAGCTCGGAGTCGAGGTGGAATTTGAATGTCTTGATGTAAGACAGGTAAGGGGACATGCACATACCGTTGTGATGAACCCGCCATTCGGAGCACAGGTTAAGGGAAGCGACAGGCCGTTCCTTTCAACTGCCATGAAGGTTGGGGATGTTACGTATTCCATACATAATAGTGGAAGCCTGGCCTTTGTCAAAAAATTTATAGAACCTGCTATAATAACAGAATGGTATAATACAGGGTTTCCAATAAAACGAACCTTTAAATTCCATAAAAAAGATGTAGAAAGAATTGAGGTAGAAATATACAGGATAACAAAGGTAAGTGACCAGGACAGTTGA
- a CDS encoding exosome complex RNA-binding protein Csl4, translated as MAEKKTGEREQSRAPKRESAPRKDSRDSRRDNRDSKRESRGPRKDNRDSRKDNRGRSRPKQEPEPEPEVEELEHISAEEKTFVLPGDLIGTTEEFEGGDNTFTVRGDIHSLATGHVMVNKKRRKISVKPTTSVPPTIERGDVVVGTIMNVRDSMALVQIGAIKGNDDREFINPGIAAIHVSNVKESYVKEMSQEFAVSDVVKAKIINTDNMRMTTAGDELGVMTATCSNCGTTLKLDGDKLKCPECGHVESRKLSSGYGTGII; from the coding sequence GTGGCAGAGAAAAAGACCGGGGAGAGGGAACAGAGCAGGGCTCCTAAGAGAGAAAGCGCGCCCCGTAAAGACAGCAGAGATTCCAGAAGGGATAACAGAGATTCCAAAAGGGAAAGCAGAGGACCCAGGAAGGATAACAGAGACTCCAGGAAAGACAACAGGGGCAGATCCAGACCTAAACAGGAACCAGAGCCTGAACCTGAAGTTGAGGAGCTTGAACACATATCTGCTGAAGAGAAGACCTTTGTACTGCCAGGAGACCTTATCGGCACTACAGAAGAGTTCGAAGGCGGAGACAACACATTTACGGTCAGGGGAGATATCCACTCACTCGCTACCGGACATGTAATGGTCAACAAGAAGCGCAGGAAGATCTCAGTCAAACCAACCACAAGCGTACCTCCTACCATTGAAAGAGGAGATGTTGTCGTTGGAACGATCATGAACGTGCGCGATTCCATGGCACTTGTGCAGATCGGCGCTATCAAAGGAAACGATGACCGCGAGTTCATCAATCCGGGCATCGCTGCTATCCATGTGTCCAATGTGAAGGAATCATACGTCAAGGAAATGTCACAGGAGTTCGCGGTTTCAGACGTTGTCAAGGCAAAGATCATCAACACTGACAACATGAGGATGACAACTGCCGGTGATGAACTTGGAGTTATGACCGCAACATGTTCAAATTGTGGAACCACACTTAAGCTCGATGGCGATAAACTGAAGTGCCCTGAGTGCGGACATGTTGAATCACGCAAACTGTCATCAGGCTATGGCACAGGTATAATTTGA
- a CDS encoding DNA-directed RNA polymerase subunit L: MELKILEKSEDEMKLEIAGESHTLLNMLKIILLEDERVHTASYDMKHVTISDPVLFVKTENADPIDVVKDAVATLITECDEFISVFNKAVA, from the coding sequence ATGGAACTTAAGATCTTAGAGAAGTCAGAAGATGAAATGAAACTTGAGATAGCAGGAGAGAGTCACACCCTCCTGAACATGCTCAAGATCATTCTTCTTGAGGACGAACGCGTCCATACGGCATCATATGACATGAAACACGTTACGATCAGTGACCCGGTCCTATTCGTCAAGACCGAGAACGCTGATCCTATAGATGTTGTCAAGGATGCTGTTGCAACACTTATCACAGAGTGCGACGAGTTCATCTCAGTCTTTAACAAGGCTGTTGCATGA
- the pscS gene encoding O-phospho-L-seryl-tRNA:Cys-tRNA synthase, translated as MTLDDASLQKFGFIERPAKGLINIDPLQTGGILTEDARRALVEWGDGYSICDNCGGVLDLIKKPPVQEFVHNALPEFLGVDEARVTHGARESKFAVMHAVAQEGDTVVLDGLAHYSSVVAAQRARLEIRKVPHTERPDYYLDPEGYGTAIEETIAETGKAPALALLTYPDGNYGNLADAKKIASVCHEYDVPLLLNCAYSVGRMPVNAKELGVDFIAGSGHKSMASCGPIGVLGVNGDYAEEVFRKSPTNKNKEIELLGCTARSATLMTMIGSFPEVVKRTRNWDNEVADARWFSEKLENLGLIQMGQRPHNHDLMFFEAPNLYEISTKVKKGRYFLYKELKARNIHGIKAGLTKFFKLSTFGVGRENLSFIADSFDEIIQKYE; from the coding sequence ATGACACTTGATGATGCATCATTACAGAAATTTGGATTTATCGAACGCCCAGCCAAGGGTTTGATCAATATCGACCCCCTGCAGACCGGAGGAATACTTACAGAGGACGCCAGACGCGCACTTGTCGAATGGGGAGATGGTTATTCCATCTGCGACAACTGTGGCGGTGTCCTTGACCTTATCAAGAAACCACCGGTGCAGGAATTCGTGCACAACGCCCTCCCGGAGTTCCTGGGAGTGGACGAAGCACGAGTCACCCACGGCGCTCGTGAGTCAAAGTTCGCTGTGATGCACGCAGTGGCACAGGAAGGCGACACCGTAGTCCTGGACGGCCTTGCACACTACTCCTCAGTGGTCGCTGCACAACGTGCCCGCCTGGAGATCAGAAAGGTGCCACACACCGAGCGCCCGGACTACTACCTCGACCCTGAAGGCTACGGTACTGCAATCGAGGAAACCATCGCTGAGACCGGTAAGGCTCCAGCACTGGCACTCCTGACATATCCTGACGGCAATTACGGAAACCTTGCAGATGCCAAAAAGATCGCATCCGTCTGCCACGAGTACGACGTCCCCCTGCTCCTCAACTGCGCATACTCCGTGGGAAGGATGCCTGTAAACGCCAAAGAACTGGGCGTGGACTTCATCGCAGGAAGCGGACACAAGTCCATGGCAAGCTGCGGACCCATCGGAGTCCTGGGTGTCAACGGCGACTATGCCGAAGAAGTGTTCAGGAAATCCCCAACCAACAAGAACAAGGAAATAGAGCTTCTGGGCTGCACAGCCCGCAGTGCCACCCTGATGACCATGATAGGATCATTCCCCGAGGTCGTCAAACGAACCCGCAACTGGGACAACGAGGTAGCAGATGCCCGCTGGTTCTCCGAAAAGCTCGAGAACCTAGGCCTCATCCAGATGGGACAAAGACCCCACAACCACGACCTCATGTTCTTCGAGGCCCCCAACCTCTACGAGATCTCCACAAAGGTCAAAAAAGGAAGATACTTCCTCTACAAAGAGCTAAAGGCCCGCAACATCCACGGCATCAAGGCCGGCCTGACCAAATTCTTCAAGCTCAGCACCTTCGGCGTCGGCAGGGAAAATCTCTCCTTCATCGCAGACTCCTTCGACGAGATCATCCAGAAATACGAGTGA
- a CDS encoding 7-cyano-7-deazaguanine synthase: protein MSLKKNVMVLASGGIDSTACIHYYLSLGFNVKSFFVNFGQKSFKKEYESVQKVSSYYEIELSSIKCNFSNNFSNGEITGRNGFLVLSAIMANPHFKGLLSLGIHSGVPYYDCTPAFVHDMNRIVESYTDGQVNLDAPFLNWDKLMVYDYCKNEDVPVNLTYSCENGRFKPCGQCLSCLDRRILDASQKIRN from the coding sequence ATGAGTTTAAAAAAGAATGTAATGGTTCTCGCAAGTGGTGGGATTGATTCTACAGCGTGTATTCATTATTATCTATCTCTTGGCTTTAATGTTAAATCTTTTTTTGTAAATTTTGGTCAGAAATCTTTTAAAAAGGAATATGAAAGTGTCCAAAAGGTTTCATCTTACTATGAAATCGAATTATCATCTATAAAATGCAATTTTTCAAATAATTTTTCAAATGGAGAAATCACTGGAAGAAATGGATTTTTGGTTCTTTCAGCAATTATGGCAAACCCTCATTTTAAAGGATTACTTTCTTTGGGAATACACTCTGGAGTGCCATATTATGATTGCACTCCTGCTTTTGTGCATGATATGAATAGAATTGTTGAATCCTATACAGACGGTCAAGTAAATCTGGATGCGCCTTTTCTGAATTGGGATAAGCTTATGGTATATGATTACTGCAAAAATGAAGATGTGCCTGTTAATTTAACTTATAGTTGTGAAAATGGTAGATTTAAACCGTGTGGTCAATGTCTTTCATGTTTGGATCGGAGAATCTTAGATGCTAGCCAGAAAATTAGAAATTAA